In a single window of the Pseudomonas sp. B21-015 genome:
- the mfd gene encoding transcription-repair coupling factor — MPVLRLPLLPAAAGKQHWGNLPGAALSLAIAEAASAAKRFTLLLTADSQSAERLEQELSFFAPDLPVLHFPDWETLPYDLFSPHQDIISQRISSLYRLPELAHGVLVVPITTALHRLAPTKFLLGSSLVLDVGQKLDVEQMRSRLEASGYRYVDTVYEHGEFTVRGSLIDLFPMGSKLPFRIDLFDDEIETLRTFDPENQRSIDKVDTVRLLPAREFPLQKDAVTRFKARFRERFDVDFRRCPIFQDLSSGITPAGIEYYLPLFFDETSTLFDYLPQDTQVFSLPGIEQAAENFWNDVRNRYEERRVDPSRPLLPPAELFLPVEDCFARLKNWPRVVASQQDVETGVGRERFPAQPLPNLAIEAKATQPLAALAGFLDEFPGRVLFTAESAGRREVLLELLERLKLRPKTVDSWPDFVASKERLAITIAPLDEGLVLDDPALALVAESPLFGQRVMQRRRREKRADANNDAVIKNLTELREGAPVVHIDHGVGRYLGLTILEIDNQAAEFLTLEYAENAKLYVPVANLHLIARYTGSDDALAPLHRLGSETWQKAKRKAAEQVRDVAAELLDIYARRAAREGYAFADPKADYATFSAGFPFEETPDQQTTIEAVRADMLAPKPMDRLVCGDVGFGKTEVAMRAAFIAVHGGRQVAILVPTTLLAQQHYNSFRDRFADWPVSVEVMSRFKSTKEVNAAVADLAEGKIDIVIGTHKLLQDDVKIKNLGLVIIDEEHRFGVRQKEQLKALRSEVDILTLTATPIPRTLNMAVSGMRDLSIIATPPARRLSVRTFVMEQNKSTVKEALLRELLRGGQVYYLHNDVKTIEKCAADLAELVPEARIGIGHGQMRERELEQVMSDFYHKRFNVLIASTIIETGIDVPSANTIIIERADKFGLAQLHQLRGRVGRSHHQAYAYLLTPPRQQITPDAEKRLEAIANTQDLGAGFVLATNDLEIRGAGELLGDGQSGQIQAVGFTLYMEMLERAVKSIRKGEQPNLDQPLGGGPEVNLRVPALIPEDYLPDVHARLILYKRIASATDEEGLKDLQVEMIDRFGLLPEPTKNLVRITALKLQAEQLGIKKVDGGPQGGRIEFAAQTPVDPLTLIKLIQSQPKRYKFEGATMFKFQVPMERPEERFNTVEALFERLIPTTA; from the coding sequence GTGCCCGTTCTGCGTCTACCGCTTCTCCCTGCCGCGGCAGGTAAACAGCACTGGGGCAACCTGCCCGGTGCCGCCCTGAGCCTGGCCATTGCCGAGGCCGCCAGCGCTGCCAAGCGCTTTACCCTGCTACTGACCGCCGACAGCCAGAGTGCCGAACGGCTGGAACAGGAGCTGAGTTTCTTCGCCCCGGATTTGCCTGTACTGCATTTCCCCGACTGGGAAACCCTGCCCTACGACCTGTTCTCGCCACACCAGGACATCATCTCGCAGCGCATCTCCAGCCTGTATCGGCTACCCGAGCTGGCACATGGCGTTCTGGTCGTGCCGATCACCACGGCCCTGCACCGCCTGGCGCCGACCAAATTCCTGCTGGGCAGCAGCCTGGTGCTGGACGTCGGCCAGAAGCTCGATGTCGAGCAAATGCGCAGCCGGCTTGAGGCCAGCGGCTATCGCTACGTCGATACCGTATACGAGCACGGCGAGTTCACTGTGCGCGGCTCACTGATCGATCTGTTCCCGATGGGCAGCAAACTGCCCTTCCGCATCGATCTGTTCGACGACGAAATCGAAACCCTGCGCACCTTCGATCCGGAAAACCAGCGTTCCATCGACAAGGTGGACACCGTTCGCCTGCTGCCGGCGCGGGAGTTCCCGCTGCAAAAGGACGCGGTCACCCGTTTCAAGGCGCGCTTTCGCGAGCGTTTCGATGTCGACTTCCGTCGCTGCCCGATCTTTCAGGATTTGAGCAGCGGGATTACACCGGCGGGTATCGAGTACTACTTGCCGCTGTTCTTCGACGAAACCTCTACGCTGTTCGACTATCTGCCCCAGGACACACAAGTGTTCTCTTTGCCGGGCATCGAACAGGCGGCAGAGAATTTCTGGAACGATGTGCGCAATCGTTACGAAGAGCGCCGTGTCGACCCATCTCGTCCTTTATTGCCACCGGCCGAGCTGTTCCTGCCCGTGGAAGATTGCTTTGCCCGCCTGAAGAACTGGCCGCGTGTGGTTGCCAGTCAACAGGATGTGGAAACCGGTGTCGGTCGCGAGCGCTTCCCGGCTCAGCCGCTGCCGAACCTGGCCATTGAAGCCAAGGCCACTCAGCCGTTGGCGGCGCTGGCCGGTTTCCTCGACGAATTCCCTGGCCGCGTGCTGTTTACCGCCGAATCCGCGGGCCGTCGTGAAGTGCTGCTGGAGTTGCTGGAACGCTTGAAGCTGCGACCGAAAACCGTCGACAGCTGGCCGGACTTTGTCGCCAGCAAGGAGCGCCTGGCGATCACCATCGCGCCGCTCGACGAAGGCTTGGTGCTGGACGATCCAGCCCTGGCGCTGGTCGCTGAAAGCCCATTGTTCGGTCAACGCGTGATGCAGCGCCGTCGCCGCGAAAAGCGCGCCGACGCCAACAACGATGCCGTGATCAAAAACCTCACCGAACTGCGCGAAGGCGCACCGGTGGTGCACATCGATCACGGTGTCGGCCGTTATCTGGGGCTGACGATTCTGGAAATCGACAATCAAGCCGCCGAATTCCTGACCCTTGAATATGCCGAGAACGCCAAGCTGTACGTTCCGGTAGCCAACCTGCATTTGATCGCTCGTTATACCGGCAGCGACGATGCCCTGGCGCCGCTGCACCGCCTCGGTTCCGAGACCTGGCAGAAAGCCAAGCGCAAAGCCGCCGAACAAGTGCGCGACGTGGCCGCCGAGTTGCTCGACATCTATGCCCGCCGCGCCGCTCGCGAGGGTTATGCCTTCGCCGACCCGAAAGCCGATTACGCGACCTTCAGCGCCGGTTTCCCGTTCGAAGAAACCCCGGACCAGCAAACCACCATCGAAGCGGTGCGCGCCGACATGCTCGCGCCGAAACCGATGGATCGCCTGGTCTGCGGCGACGTCGGCTTCGGCAAGACCGAAGTGGCGATGCGCGCGGCGTTCATTGCGGTGCATGGCGGTCGTCAGGTGGCGATTCTGGTGCCGACCACCCTGCTCGCCCAGCAACACTACAACAGCTTCCGCGACCGCTTCGCCGACTGGCCGGTGAGCGTGGAGGTGATGAGCCGCTTCAAGTCGACCAAGGAAGTGAACGCCGCGGTCGCGGACCTGGCCGAAGGCAAGATCGACATCGTCATTGGCACACACAAGCTGCTGCAAGATGACGTCAAAATCAAAAATCTCGGGCTGGTGATCATCGACGAAGAACACCGTTTCGGTGTCCGTCAGAAAGAGCAGCTCAAGGCGCTGCGCAGTGAAGTCGACATCCTGACGCTGACCGCCACGCCGATTCCGCGCACGCTGAACATGGCGGTGTCGGGCATGCGTGACCTGTCGATCATCGCCACGCCACCGGCCCGTCGTCTGTCGGTGCGCACCTTCGTCATGGAGCAGAACAAGAGCACGGTCAAAGAGGCCCTGCTGCGTGAGTTGCTGCGTGGCGGCCAGGTCTACTACCTGCACAACGACGTGAAGACCATCGAGAAATGCGCCGCCGACCTCGCCGAACTGGTGCCGGAAGCGCGGATCGGCATCGGCCACGGACAGATGCGCGAGCGCGAACTCGAACAGGTGATGAGTGACTTCTACCACAAGCGCTTCAACGTACTGATTGCCTCGACCATCATCGAGACCGGCATCGACGTGCCGAGCGCCAACACCATCATCATCGAACGCGCCGACAAGTTCGGCCTGGCCCAGTTGCACCAGTTGCGTGGTCGGGTCGGTCGCAGCCACCACCAGGCGTATGCTTACCTGCTGACACCGCCGCGCCAACAGATCACTCCCGACGCGGAAAAGCGTCTGGAAGCGATCGCCAATACCCAGGACCTCGGCGCGGGCTTCGTGCTCGCCACCAACGACCTGGAAATCCGTGGCGCCGGCGAACTGCTGGGCGATGGGCAGAGCGGGCAGATCCAGGCCGTGGGCTTCACGCTGTACATGGAAATGCTCGAGCGTGCAGTGAAGTCGATCCGCAAGGGCGAACAGCCGAACCTCGATCAACCGCTGGGTGGCGGCCCGGAAGTCAATCTGCGTGTGCCGGCGTTGATCCCAGAAGACTACCTGCCGGACGTTCATGCGCGCCTGATTCTCTACAAACGCATTGCCTCGGCCACCGATGAGGAGGGCCTCAAGGACCTGCAAGTGGAGATGATCGATCGTTTCGGCCTGCTGCCGGAGCCGACCAAGAACCTGGTGCGGATCACGGCGCTGAAATTGCAGGCCGAACAGCTGGGCATCAAGAAAGTCGACGGCGGCCCGCAAGGCGGCCGTATCGAGTTCGCGGCACAGACCCCGGTCGATCCGCTGACACTGATCAAGCTGATCCAGAGCCAGCCCAAACGCTACAAATTCGAAGGCGCCACGATGTTTAAATTCCAAGTGCCGATGGAACGCCCGGAAGAACGCTTTAATACTGTAGAGGCGCTATTCGAGCGCCTCATTCCGACCACTGCTTGA
- a CDS encoding peptidoglycan binding protein CsiV: MRLFRSLTLLMTLLMSLLASTAFADDLYQVEMILVRQNAVPAIVSRAAPEDWAAGAQRISPDSFRTPSLNTEVEKLTASNEYTVLLHKAWQQNLGEEASKVAISEGKEQFGQFPIEGTLNLKLGRFTDVDADFWVNQIDANGMVTASERLKQESHTKNGHLNFLDNGHLGLLIKITSLTAPAPRPAPDVIPD, translated from the coding sequence ATGCGCCTGTTTCGCTCACTGACCTTGTTGATGACGCTGTTAATGTCGTTGCTCGCCTCGACGGCGTTTGCCGATGATCTGTATCAGGTTGAAATGATTCTGGTGCGGCAAAACGCCGTGCCCGCCATCGTCAGCCGCGCCGCGCCGGAAGACTGGGCTGCCGGCGCCCAACGCATCAGCCCCGACAGCTTTCGCACGCCGAGCCTGAATACCGAAGTGGAAAAGCTCACCGCCAGCAACGAATACACAGTGTTGCTGCACAAGGCCTGGCAACAGAACCTGGGTGAAGAAGCCAGCAAAGTGGCGATCAGCGAAGGCAAGGAACAGTTTGGCCAGTTCCCGATCGAGGGCACGTTGAACCTGAAACTGGGGCGTTTCACCGACGTCGACGCCGACTTCTGGGTCAATCAGATTGACGCCAACGGCATGGTCACCGCCAGCGAACGCCTGAAACAGGAAAGCCACACCAAGAACGGCCATCTGAACTTCCTCGACAACGGTCACCTGGGCCTGCTGATCAAGATCACCTCACTGACCGCTCCTGCGCCTCGGCCAGCCCCCGATGTAATTCCGGACTGA
- a CDS encoding glyceraldehyde-3-phosphate dehydrogenase, which translates to MWKVPVTQKPDQCLGEWIDREALAEAMIPLIGQLYRNNNVVSSIYGRSLINQSVIAILKAHRFARHRQSDDSELSVHETFPLLKAMSELKLGAASVDLGKLAVKFKAEGNGRTAEAFVRDELADVVGKQNGSGRTGTDVVLYGFGRIGRLLARILIEKTGGGDGLRLRAIVVRKGAENDLVKRASLLRRDSVHGSFNGTITIDEANNTITANGNLIQVIYAKNPTEVDYTQYGIKNALLVDNTGVWRDAEGLGQHLACPGIDRVVLTAPGKGKLKNIVHGINHGEITADDKIVSAASCTTNAIVPVLKAVNDKFGIINGHVETVHSYTNDQNLIDNFHKGDRRGRSAALNMVITETGAATAAAKALPELAGKLTGNAIRVPTPNVSMAILNLNLEKAATREEMNEYLRYMALHSDLHKQIDYVNSQEVVSTDFVGSRHAGVVDAEATIVQDNRVVLYVWYDNEFGYSCQVVRVMEDMAGVNPPAFPR; encoded by the coding sequence ATGTGGAAGGTTCCCGTGACTCAGAAGCCCGACCAGTGTCTTGGTGAATGGATCGACCGTGAAGCACTCGCAGAAGCGATGATTCCGCTTATCGGTCAGCTCTACCGCAATAACAACGTGGTGAGCTCGATCTATGGCCGCAGTCTGATCAACCAGTCTGTCATCGCGATCCTCAAAGCTCACCGCTTTGCTCGCCATCGCCAGTCCGATGACAGCGAATTGTCCGTCCACGAAACATTCCCTCTGCTCAAGGCAATGAGCGAGCTCAAGCTCGGCGCTGCTTCGGTAGACCTGGGCAAGTTGGCCGTCAAGTTCAAGGCCGAAGGCAATGGCCGTACCGCCGAAGCGTTCGTCCGTGACGAACTGGCCGATGTGGTCGGCAAGCAGAATGGTTCCGGTCGTACCGGCACCGACGTTGTCCTGTATGGCTTCGGTCGTATCGGCCGTCTGCTGGCGCGCATCCTGATCGAGAAAACCGGTGGTGGCGACGGCCTGCGTCTGCGCGCCATCGTTGTCCGCAAGGGCGCCGAGAACGATCTGGTCAAGCGTGCCAGCCTGCTGCGTCGCGACTCGGTGCACGGTTCGTTCAATGGCACCATCACCATTGATGAAGCCAACAACACCATCACCGCCAACGGCAACCTGATCCAGGTTATCTACGCGAAGAACCCGACTGAAGTGGACTACACCCAGTACGGCATCAAAAATGCGCTGCTGGTGGACAACACCGGTGTATGGCGTGACGCCGAGGGCTTGGGCCAGCACCTGGCCTGCCCGGGTATCGACCGCGTTGTTCTGACCGCGCCTGGCAAAGGCAAGCTGAAGAACATCGTTCACGGCATCAACCACGGTGAAATCACCGCTGACGACAAGATCGTGTCCGCCGCTTCCTGCACCACCAACGCCATCGTGCCGGTGCTGAAGGCTGTGAATGACAAGTTCGGCATCATCAACGGTCACGTCGAAACCGTTCACTCGTACACCAACGACCAGAACCTGATCGACAACTTCCACAAAGGCGATCGTCGTGGCCGTAGCGCCGCGCTGAACATGGTCATCACCGAGACTGGTGCTGCCACCGCTGCCGCCAAGGCGCTGCCTGAGCTGGCCGGCAAGCTGACCGGTAACGCGATCCGTGTTCCGACGCCGAACGTGTCGATGGCCATTCTCAACCTGAACCTTGAGAAAGCCGCTACCCGTGAAGAGATGAACGAGTACCTGCGCTACATGGCGCTGCACTCCGATCTGCACAAGCAAATCGACTACGTCAATTCGCAGGAAGTGGTTTCCACCGACTTCGTTGGCTCGCGCCACGCAGGCGTTGTGGACGCTGAAGCGACTATCGTTCAGGACAACCGCGTTGTTCTGTACGTCTGGTACGACAACGAGTTCGGTTACAGCTGCCAGGTCGTTCGCGTGATGGAAGACATGGCCGGTGTAAACCCGCCAGCGTTCCCGCGCTAA